One window of Cellulomonas shaoxiangyii genomic DNA carries:
- a CDS encoding SDR family oxidoreductase encodes MSTTPTSTRVALVTGGSGGIGSRVVERLAHDGIAVAIHYAGNPARAQDVAAAVTAVGGRAITVGGDVADEHAMAAAFDAVEAELGGVDVVVNTAGTMTLGPIATFDLDALDRMHRTNIRGTFVVSQLAANRLRPGGALINFSTSQTRGQLPTYGPYAASKAAVEGMTLVLARELRGKDVTVNAVAPGPVATPLFLDGKDEATVAHFATVVPLERLGQPDDVAEVVAFLAGPGRWVNGQVLFTNGGLA; translated from the coding sequence ATGAGCACCACACCCACCAGCACCCGCGTCGCGCTCGTCACCGGCGGCTCGGGTGGCATCGGCAGCCGTGTCGTCGAGCGGCTGGCCCACGACGGGATCGCAGTCGCGATCCACTACGCCGGCAACCCGGCCCGGGCGCAGGACGTCGCCGCCGCGGTCACCGCGGTGGGAGGCCGGGCGATCACGGTCGGCGGGGACGTCGCCGACGAGCACGCGATGGCCGCCGCGTTCGACGCCGTGGAGGCCGAGCTCGGCGGGGTCGACGTGGTGGTCAACACGGCCGGGACGATGACCCTGGGGCCGATCGCCACGTTCGACCTCGACGCGCTCGACCGCATGCACCGCACGAACATCCGCGGCACGTTCGTCGTCTCCCAGCTCGCGGCGAACCGGCTGCGGCCCGGCGGCGCGCTGATCAACTTCTCCACCAGCCAGACCCGTGGCCAGCTGCCCACCTACGGGCCCTACGCCGCCAGCAAGGCGGCCGTGGAGGGCATGACCCTGGTCCTCGCCCGCGAGCTGCGCGGCAAGGACGTCACGGTCAACGCCGTCGCCCCCGGTCCCGTCGCGACGCCGCTCTTCCTCGACGGCAAGGACGAGGCGACCGTCGCGCACTTCGCCACGGTCGTCCCGCTGGAGCGCCTCGGACAGCCGGACGACGTCGCCGAG